A single Oryctolagus cuniculus chromosome 18, mOryCun1.1, whole genome shotgun sequence DNA region contains:
- the LOC127482577 gene encoding zinc finger protein 570 isoform X2, whose translation MCEIEELIPKQGLSDEQSSRKITDKLPSYGFEYSSLREELKCKDHFERQSGNQKAGLKEETITYEEGLVDARQQEYKKSWESFPQNTLLRTQQIIPKEEKVRKYNTHKKSFKKTVMTIKPKTVYAEKKLLKCNDCEKVFSQSSSLTLHQRIHTGEKPYKCVECGKAFSQRSNLVQHHRIHTGEKPYECKECRKAFSQNAHLVQHLRVHTGEKPYECKVCRKAFSQFAYLAQHQRVHTGEKPYECIECGKAFSNRSSIAQHQRVHTGEKPYECNVCGKAFSLRAYLTVHQRIHTGERPYECKECGKAFSQNSHLAQHQRIHTGEKPYKCQECRKAFSQIAYLAQHQRVHTGEKPYECIKCGKAFSNDSSLTQHQRVHTGEKPYECNVCGKAFSYCGSLAQHQRIHTGERPYECKECKKTFRQHAHLAHHQRIHTGESLPPPNPANHQVL comes from the coding sequence ATGTGTGAGATTGAAGAATTAATCCCAAAGCAGGGTCTTTCTGATGAACAATCATCCAGGAAGATAACGGATAAACTTCCAAGTTATGGCTTTGAGTACTCCAGTTTGAGAGAAGAATTGAAATGTAAGGACCACTTTGAGAGGCAATCAGGAAACCAGAAGGCAGGTTTAAAGGAAGAGACAATCACTTATGAAGAAGGTCTTGTTGATGCAAGACAACAGGAATATAAAAAATCTTGGGAAAGTTTCCCTCAAAACACACTGCTTCGTACACAACAAATAATCCCCAAAGAGGAGAAAGTACGTAAATATAACACGCAtaagaaaagctttaaaaagacTGTGATGACCATTAAGCCCAAGACTGTCTATGCCGAGAAGAAACTTTTGAAGTGTAATGACTGTGAAAAAGTCTTCAGCCAGAGCTCATCCCTTACTCTTCATCAAAGAATTCATACTGGAGAAAAGCCCTATAAATGTGtagaatgtgggaaagccttcagtcAGAGATCAAACCTTGTTCAGCATCACAGGATTCATACTGGAGAAAAACCCTACGAATGTAAGGAATGTCGGAAAGCCTTCAGTCAGAACGCACATCTGGTTCAACATCTGAGAGTTCACACGGGAGaaaaaccctatgaatgtaaggTATGTAGGAAAGCTTTTAGCCAGTTTGCCTACCTAGCTCAACATCAGAGagttcacactggagagaaaccctatgagtgtattgaatgtgggaaagcctttagcAATAGATCATCCATTGCTCAACACCAGAGAGTTCATACTGGCGAgaagccttatgaatgtaatgtcTGTGGGAAAGCATTTAGCCTTCGTGCATACCTTACTGTCCATCAGAGAATACATACCGGAGAGAGACCCTATGAATGtaaggaatgtgggaaagccttcagccAGAATTCACACCTTGCTCAACATCAAAGAATTCATACTGGAGAAAAACCTTATAAATGTCAAGAGTGTAGGAAGGCCTTCAGCCAGATTGCCTATCTTGCTCAACATCAAAGAgttcatactggagagaaaccctatgaatgtatAAAATGTGGGAAGGCTTTTAGCAATGACTCATCCCTTACTCAACATCAGAGAgttcatactggagagaaaccttatgaatgtaatgttTGTGGAAAGGCGTTTAGCTACTGTGGATCCCTTGCccaacatcagagaattcatactggagagaGACCTTATGAATGTAAGGAGTGCAAGAAAACCTTCAGGCAGCATGCACACCTCGCtcatcatcagagaattcatactggGGAGTCACTCCCACCACCCAATCCAGCAAATCACCAAGTTCTATAA